The following proteins are co-located in the Gemmatimonadota bacterium genome:
- a CDS encoding nitrite/sulfite reductase, whose product MAKAVRRPRREQPEPTWDLVRKRNYVERLKHEKAPMEVINDLPELIDQGYEEISEEDVVRLQWYGLYHDKPKVGHFMMRVKLPGGQLTPHKLRTIGRVSQDFGGDYGELTTRQNIQLHGMKLNDLPRIFETLNGAGLSTSGGCGDTVRNITGCPVAGLAADELFNARPVIEAVADFFYGNPDYCDLPRKHKITISCCPHQCNAPEINCISLIGIMQAGNPGFAVRIGGGLSTWPRLSSDLGVFVPVDDVIPVLRAIIDVWKEDLKYRMSRVKARLKFMVADLGVEAYRERVETRLGYRLDDGEAPAPPEVEHDHTGIHEQVQEGLYYAGFPVFLGLCTGTQMIQLADLADEYGGEFRLTRRQNVILTDIPGDKLVSVTTAVAGIGFPMEVNDLRGTSIACTGEPFCNYSVGETKTKMAEIVEHMERVFGDRAKGLRLNLDGCPHACAHHWIGDIGFQATTLRERGEGGERLRGYDLFLRGGLSGQAAIGQPVLRRVPAEFVHLYTERLFGAYLDQKTDDETIQKFFHRHSDDELTAIATGIEVAATVTGEE is encoded by the coding sequence ATGGCAAAAGCGGTCCGAAGACCTCGGCGCGAACAACCGGAACCCACCTGGGACCTGGTCCGGAAGCGCAACTACGTGGAGCGGCTCAAGCACGAGAAGGCGCCCATGGAGGTCATCAACGACCTGCCGGAACTGATCGACCAGGGCTACGAGGAGATATCGGAGGAGGACGTGGTGCGCCTGCAGTGGTACGGGCTGTATCACGACAAGCCCAAGGTGGGCCACTTCATGATGCGGGTCAAGCTGCCGGGCGGACAGTTGACGCCACACAAGCTGCGCACCATCGGCCGGGTGTCCCAGGATTTCGGCGGCGACTACGGCGAGCTGACCACGCGCCAGAACATCCAACTCCACGGCATGAAGCTGAACGACCTGCCCCGGATCTTCGAAACGCTGAACGGCGCGGGGCTGTCCACGAGCGGAGGATGCGGCGACACCGTGCGGAACATCACGGGCTGCCCCGTGGCTGGACTGGCCGCCGACGAACTTTTCAATGCCCGTCCGGTCATCGAGGCAGTCGCCGATTTCTTCTACGGGAACCCAGATTACTGCGACCTCCCTCGCAAGCACAAGATCACCATCTCATGCTGCCCCCACCAGTGCAACGCGCCCGAGATCAACTGCATCAGCCTGATTGGGATCATGCAGGCGGGCAACCCCGGATTCGCCGTACGCATCGGCGGCGGGCTGTCCACCTGGCCGCGGCTGTCGAGCGACCTGGGCGTCTTCGTGCCCGTGGACGACGTGATCCCGGTACTGCGCGCCATCATCGACGTGTGGAAGGAAGACCTCAAGTACCGCATGTCCCGCGTGAAGGCCCGGCTGAAGTTCATGGTCGCCGACCTGGGCGTCGAAGCCTACCGCGAGCGCGTGGAAACCCGGCTGGGATACCGGCTGGACGATGGCGAGGCACCCGCGCCGCCCGAGGTGGAGCACGACCACACGGGCATACACGAACAGGTGCAGGAAGGACTGTACTACGCCGGTTTTCCCGTGTTCCTGGGACTGTGCACCGGCACGCAGATGATCCAGCTGGCCGACCTGGCCGACGAATACGGGGGCGAATTCCGGCTGACCCGCCGCCAGAACGTCATCCTCACGGACATTCCCGGAGACAAGCTCGTATCGGTCACCACTGCGGTGGCCGGTATCGGCTTTCCCATGGAGGTCAACGACCTGCGCGGTACCAGCATCGCGTGCACGGGCGAGCCCTTCTGCAACTACTCGGTCGGGGAGACCAAGACCAAGATGGCGGAAATCGTGGAACACATGGAGCGGGTCTTCGGCGACCGGGCGAAGGGCCTGCGGCTGAACCTGGACGGCTGTCCCCACGCCTGCGCTCACCACTGGATCGGCGATATCGGGTTTCAGGCCACGACGCTCCGCGAGCGGGGCGAGGGCGGCGAGCGGCTGCGGGGATACGACCTGTTCCTCCGCGGCGGACTGAGCGGACAGGCCGCCATCGGCCAGCCCGTGCTCCGACGCGTGCCCGCGGAGTTCGTTCATCTCTATACCGAACGGCTGTTCGGCGCTTACCTGGATCAGAAAACGGACGACGAGACCATACAGAAGTTCTTTCACCGCCACAGCGACGACGAGTTGACCGCGATTGCCACCGGAATCGAAGTCGCCGCGACTGTCACAGGAGAGGAATGA
- a CDS encoding phosphoadenylyl-sulfate reductase has protein sequence MSTMDRPEHLDHPEHPDHPAHLERPDHPGRDFLDEFEAGQLAIEFDGESPEAVIEWALDRWGRRAGLCTSFQAEGMVLLDMAWQIDPNIHVFTVDTGRLHQETYDFIDRVRDHYEIDIQVYFPDLLQVENMVGAHGVNLFYKSVESRFKCCNVRKVEPIRRALEGLDGWFTGLRRDQWASRANIRKIEIDHDHGGLAKISPLADWTEEEVWDYIELYDIPKHPLYEQGYTSIGCMPCTRVTKPGEDSRAGRWWWEKNAPKECGMHCPVETGGFEHEMEALVAEEVEK, from the coding sequence ATGAGCACCATGGACCGCCCGGAACACCTGGACCACCCGGAACACCCCGACCACCCGGCCCACCTGGAGCGCCCGGACCACCCCGGCCGCGACTTCCTGGATGAGTTTGAAGCCGGTCAATTGGCCATCGAGTTCGACGGGGAATCCCCTGAAGCCGTGATCGAATGGGCCCTGGACCGCTGGGGCCGGCGCGCCGGACTGTGTACGAGCTTCCAGGCGGAGGGGATGGTCCTGCTGGACATGGCCTGGCAGATCGATCCGAACATCCACGTGTTCACGGTGGACACGGGACGGCTGCACCAGGAGACTTACGACTTCATCGACCGGGTCCGGGACCATTACGAAATCGACATCCAGGTGTATTTCCCCGACCTGCTCCAGGTGGAGAACATGGTGGGCGCCCACGGCGTGAACCTGTTCTACAAGTCCGTGGAATCGCGCTTCAAATGCTGCAACGTGCGCAAGGTCGAGCCGATCCGGCGCGCACTCGAGGGCCTGGACGGGTGGTTCACCGGGCTGCGGCGCGACCAGTGGGCCAGCCGGGCGAACATCCGCAAAATCGAGATCGACCACGACCACGGCGGACTGGCGAAGATCAGCCCCCTGGCGGACTGGACCGAGGAAGAGGTCTGGGACTACATCGAGCTTTATGACATCCCGAAGCATCCCCTCTACGAACAGGGCTATACCAGCATCGGCTGCATGCCGTGCACGCGGGTCACGAAGCCCGGCGAAGACTCGCGCGCGGGGCGTTGGTGGTGGGAGAAGAACGCGCCCAAGGAATGCGGCATGCACTGCCCGGTGGAGACCGGCGGCTTCGAGCACGAGATGGAAGCGCTGGTGGCGGAGGAGGTGGAAAAATGA